Within the Bacillota bacterium genome, the region ACCTCTCGCCCCAGCGGCCAAACCCCGCTCCGGCCAATCTCCTCTCCACTCCTCACCAGGAAGGGCTACCGGCGGGGCGACGGCTCCGCCATGCGCAGCACCTCCGCCGCCACCCGGCGCGCCGCCTCCGGTCGCCCGGCCGCCCGGGCGGCCTCCCGCAGGGCGGCCAGCCGCTCCGGCTCGGCCAGCAGCCCGCGCACCGCCGCCTCCAGCTCCTCCGGCTGGCGGACCACCAGGCCGGCCTTCCGGCTCAGGAGCCACCTGGCGTTGGCCTCCTCCTGGCCGGGGATCGGCCGGTAGATCAACGGCGGCACGCCGGCGGCCAGCGCCTCGGCGGTGGTCAACCCTCCCGCCTTGGTCACCACCACGTCCGATGCGGCCATCAACCGCGGCATGGCGTCGGTATACCCGAAGACGCGCGCCCGGCGGCGGGCGCCGGGAGTCTCCTCGACCAGCGTTCTCAGTCTTCTCCGCAGGTTCCGGTCCCGCCCGGCCACCAGCAAGAGCTGGAGCTCGGGATCCAGCCGGAGCAGGCGCTCCGCCACCCCGGCCACCGCCGCCAAGGCGCCGAACGCCCCGCCGGTGACCAGGAAGGTGGGCCGGTCCGGTCTCAGCCTCAACCGCTGCCGGGCCCGGGCCTGCTCCTCGGGGGTGTGCGGGCGGAAGCCGTCGCGGACGGGGATGCCCGTGACGCGGATCACTTCCTCCGGCTCGCCGCGGGCGAGGAGGCTCTCCCTCACCTCCTCGCTGCCCACGCAGTAGAGGTTGGTGCCGGGATGGACCCACTGGCTGTGGACCGTGTAATCGGTGATCACGGTGACCACCGGCACGTCGACCAGGCCGCGGTGGCGGAGGTGGACCAGGACGCCCGCCGGCACCGGGA harbors:
- a CDS encoding glycosyltransferase, whose amino-acid sequence is MDILLLDATWGAGHRQAARAIREALLQADPGLRIEQIDGMEMVGHLFNRGVGDIYIAMLRHAPWSYGVFYHRTGFLRDDSPWQKFLNRLGWTHLLAIVRSRRPRVVVCTFPVPAGVLVHLRHRGLVDVPVVTVITDYTVHSQWVHPGTNLYCVGSEEVRESLLARGEPEEVIRVTGIPVRDGFRPHTPEEQARARQRLRLRPDRPTFLVTGGAFGALAAVAGVAERLLRLDPELQLLLVAGRDRNLRRRLRTLVEETPGARRRARVFGYTDAMPRLMAASDVVVTKAGGLTTAEALAAGVPPLIYRPIPGQEEANARWLLSRKAGLVVRQPEELEAAVRGLLAEPERLAALREAARAAGRPEAARRVAAEVLRMAEPSPRR